The Anaerotignum propionicum DSM 1682 sequence GAGTTATAGCTGATGGTGATTTAACCACCACAATTACGATTAGGTCAGATCAGGATGTTCTGGGCAAAGCGTTGACAGATTTGGTGGAAAAACTTCATACACTCATTTCTTCGGTATCAATCACTGCGGAACAAGTGGGTATTGGTGCGGGACAGGTTTCTGACGGTGCGCAAGCGTTAGCCTCCGGTGCTACAGAGCAGGCTGCAACGATTGAAGAGCTGACTGCCTCAGCAGTTAGTGTTACAGAGCAGGCAGTACAAAATTCTTACAGTGTGCAAAAGGCAGGAGACTATGTGTTGCAAGCTGCCCAGGGAGTTTCGTCCGGTAATCAGTATATGGATAAATTAAATAATGCTATGCAGGAAATCGGACAATCTTCTCAGGAAATATCAAAAATTACGAAGCTGGTTGAGGATATTGCTTTTCAAACAAATATCTTAGCCTTAAACGCTGCTGTAGAGGCTGCTCGTGCTGGAAATGCGGGCAAAGGCTTTGCAGTGGTAGCCGATGAAGTGCGTAATCTTGCGGCTAAATCTGCAGAAGCTGCTAAGCAGACTTCTCATCTGATTGAGAAATCTGTGTCCATCGTTTCTGAAGGGGAGCAGCTTGCAGAGGATACCCGAAAGCTTTTGGCTTCGGTAGGGGAAAAAACCAACATGGTTGTAACGTCAATTAAAGAAATCGAAACTGCATCAACAGAGCAGACAATGGCCATTGAGCAAATCAATCAGGGACTTTCTCAGGTTTCGGCAGTGGTACAAACCAATGCTGCAACTGCGGAGGAGAGTTCCGCTTCCAGCGAAGAACTTGCCGCACAGGCACAAGTATTGCAGCAAGAGATTGGAAAATTTAAGTTACGCAACGATACAGAAAGTTACAAGATGTTTGGGCGAGACAGAAGTGCCTTTGGAGAGCAAAGGCTAGGTGGAGATTCTTATTTCAATGAAACAGATCATTATGAAAAATACTGATTTATTAGTTGAGAAAAGGGATAAAACAGGATAAAAATTAATAATGACCGTAGCTTTCCGTTTCCTGAGACTCTTTTTATCACGCTAAAAAAGGTTTTACACGAAATTAATTGTTTCTTTGGCAGAATTTAATAATGGTAAAGTTATACGTAACAGAGGAAGTATTATTTCCCTTGATTGCTTTAGCAATCCCATGAAATTGCTTCAATGTGAATACAAAGCAAAAGGACGGCTCGATGTTTAAAGCAAAGAGTTGTCCTTTTATATTGCAACTGCCACACCTAAAGCAATTAGGTTTGGGAATGATGCTTTAATATTCATATTTTCACCATTTTTAAGATTTAATAAATCTGGATTTGTATACCCAGTTCATTCTTTTCTGGGGAAGAATTGGAATGGGCGTGTACTTTTGTACTAATTATAGACCAGCAGATTTTAGGTTATCTATGATTTTATCTAAAACTTCTAGTTTGTTTTTTTTCGATAGACCTGATTGCTTTAGTTTTCTTTCAATTATGTCAGTATGAAATACGACTATTTTATTGGAAAGGGGCTGCAAATCAAAGAGATCCGCTTTATGAACCATGACATTCTTTATTTTGTTTTTTCTCATGCATACCCTCTCCTTAAAAAATAGTATTTCTTAGTTAAGAATATGAAAGTGTTAACTTGACCTATACCCGTTACGTTGTAACATTACGGTAAAACGTCAGGCTTTGTTTTGCATTCATTTTATTTAAGAATTTGTAAGGAGAGGGTGCCTTGTCTTCCTATCATCTTAAATAAATAAAGATTCTATTTTGAAATGCTTTATGTTTCAATCTAATTCCTTGGATTTCAAGCAAACAAATCAAATTAATTTCCAATTTAATATTTTTGAGGATTTAAAATGGAAGAGAAAGAAATATTCATTTTTTGACAATAAACGAAATGAGATACTAATATGTAATCTAGTAAGAAAGCAATTTTTACACATGATTTAGTTTATTATCATATATAATGATAGGAAATATGGCAGGAAGTGCCGATAAAAAAGATTGGGGAGAAAATGATGGTTAACAAAGAGCCTAATCAAGTTCAGAGTATTATAGAATACCTAAATATACCATGGGCAATAGATATTAGTGAAGACGGCAAGATATTTTTTACAGAGCGTGATGGAAAACTGCGTGTTATTACGGATGGAACTTTAAATCCTGTGCCTGTGTATACGTTTGTTCTGCCTTTTATTAGTAGCGGAGAGGGGGGGCTTATGGGGATTGCTTTGGACAAAGATTTTCTTACAAACGGGTATATTTATCTTATGTACACTTATGGAGAGAAAGGAACGTTTTACAACAGAGTGGTGCGAATGCGTATAGTGGGTGATACTGCTTTCAAGGAGGAGATTCTTTTGGACAGAATCCCCGGGGGACGCATTCATAATGGTGGCAGAATAAAAATTGGTCCGGATGGCTATCTGTATATTGCTACCGGTGATGGAGGTGTTCGTGATCTTGCTCAGGATGTGAATAGCCTAGCAGGTAAAATATTGCGTATTGGGACTGATGGAAGCATTCCGCCCGACAATCCCTTTCCTGGTTCACCTGTTTATGCATTAGGATTGAGAAACCCTCAGGGGCTGGCTTGGAATGATAAAAATATGTTATATGCTACGGATCATGGAGAAACCAATCATGATGAAATTAATCTCATAGTACATGGTGGAAACTATGGCTGGCCGCTGGTTATTGGAGATGAGGAATTACTGGGATTTGATTTCATTCAGCCTATCTTACAAAGCGGAGATGAAACATGGGCTCCCGGTGGGGCAGCTTTCATTAGCAGTGGTCCGAGAAAGGGGCAACTATTGGTATCTATGTTAAGAGGAAATGGGCTTTTGGCAATTACCTTTGATGAGACTGGAACACAGGTGGTTGATGTGGAGCCATTATTACTGGATACCTATGGTCGATTAAGGGAAGTATATCAGGCGAGTGATGGTTCCATTTACCTTACAACAAGCAATAAGGATGGTAGAGGGATTATACATTTTGGGGATGATAAGATACTCCAAATAGCACCTGAAATATGATCTTTGGGTAACGAGAAATAAATTTATTTTAGTATGGTAGTGTACATGATAACCAAAGCTCTGTCTCGCAATGGAGGATTTTCCTTAAGAGAGGTAATTTAAAGGATGACAAAGATCGACTATATTTCACTGGATAATATAAACAGTTTTTATTTGTATATGTATAAGTATTAAATTGCGATTGAGTTACCATGAATTTGGGGATTCATAATTTCCTTGTTCAGGCTTGGGGTGCTTTATTTGAAAAAGTTATATAGTGAACCAATGAATTTGAATGAAATGAAATAACGTTATAACACATTGATTTATTTGGGGTGAACGTTGTATTATTTCATTAGAATAGTATCTATACTTCACGGAAAGGTGTTAGAACGATTGCTACAAAATCTAATTTATATTCCCCCGTTATGTTATACTAATTAGAAAGCACCCGACGAATATCATTGGTATTTGTCGGGTGCTTTTGTCTATATGGTTAAGTATAGCAAGGTAGGCTGAGACTTAGTTAGGGTTGCATTTAAGGTTGCAGGGCAGACCCCACGTCATTTTGTCGTCAAGCTCCCATTTTAGGTGGTTTTAATTTTGGT is a genomic window containing:
- a CDS encoding PQQ-dependent sugar dehydrogenase, whose protein sequence is MVNKEPNQVQSIIEYLNIPWAIDISEDGKIFFTERDGKLRVITDGTLNPVPVYTFVLPFISSGEGGLMGIALDKDFLTNGYIYLMYTYGEKGTFYNRVVRMRIVGDTAFKEEILLDRIPGGRIHNGGRIKIGPDGYLYIATGDGGVRDLAQDVNSLAGKILRIGTDGSIPPDNPFPGSPVYALGLRNPQGLAWNDKNMLYATDHGETNHDEINLIVHGGNYGWPLVIGDEELLGFDFIQPILQSGDETWAPGGAAFISSGPRKGQLLVSMLRGNGLLAITFDETGTQVVDVEPLLLDTYGRLREVYQASDGSIYLTTSNKDGRGIIHFGDDKILQIAPEI
- a CDS encoding methyl-accepting chemotaxis protein, which encodes MKQWFENLKISGKLRTGFLLTSFLGVIIGIVGIISMIGMIRGQQKTYDETTMGMVHSLEAESSFKDLRRSIVYLYVYYDTEKEIRCQQISSDLENTQGHLDSYAATISNSQDQQNYDATRGAFEAYKNVADEILKVARAGETKENLLTLIEKAASSSQNASDAFGSLSKYNDTMAKEKLAKDKSMAWIELIIMLAVMIVSFIISQFLSKYIADSIGKPMQKFATIASMVAVGDLGVKKVAGEDGIKWALRQDEVGEFARAFDQLVLSTDEQAQKTRVIADGDLTTTITIRSDQDVLGKALTDLVEKLHTLISSVSITAEQVGIGAGQVSDGAQALASGATEQAATIEELTASAVSVTEQAVQNSYSVQKAGDYVLQAAQGVSSGNQYMDKLNNAMQEIGQSSQEISKITKLVEDIAFQTNILALNAAVEAARAGNAGKGFAVVADEVRNLAAKSAEAAKQTSHLIEKSVSIVSEGEQLAEDTRKLLASVGEKTNMVVTSIKEIETASTEQTMAIEQINQGLSQVSAVVQTNAATAEESSASSEELAAQAQVLQQEIGKFKLRNDTESYKMFGRDRSAFGEQRLGGDSYFNETDHYEKY